The genomic stretch GCGAAAGAGAAATTATCAGGACCAATCCTGCCTATCCACGCTAAAATTCCTTTTTGTGATCATCTTCCTAATGCTAGGGATAGGGATTCATAGCACTTCTTTGGCCCAGGGCAGTCCGAATTTAGGAAAGACCGATCGATTGATGGAAATGGCCAAAACCTCCATCTCCAGCAGCGAATATGAAAAGGCCAATTATTATTTTCGCCAGATTATTGAAAGTAGTGCTTCCATCCCACCGGAAATGCCTTACTATTTCGCTGAGACCCTTTTCGAATTAAAGCAATACGACAATAGCGCGAAATTTCTCAACAAATATTTAGAAATAAACGGCTTCAAAGCTGAAAATTACGAAGCGGCCAAAAACCTCGAAAAAAAGTTAAAAGCCCCATTGGAGGCCATTGCGGCTTGTAAGCTATGTGACTCCAAAGGCTATCGGTACCAGCCTTGTCCTACTTGCCAAGGAGACAAAGTCATCCAACAAGATTGTAGTTACTGTAAAGGAAAAGGTATCGTAGGATGCAGCCGCTGTAAAGCCACGGGCATCGTCACCAAGAAAAATGTCTTCAACATCACTGAATATTATCAATGCTCCCGATGCAAAGGGGAAGGCAGGCTCACCTGCCCACGATGCGATGGTAGCCTAAAGGAAGTCAGTGCCTGTCACACCTGCTCAGGTTTTGGTGAAGTACATTCAGAAAAGCTGTGTGATCATCAAGTGCACCATGAGCACGCTGATGAGAAAACAACTGCACAATAATTCATTAAATAGATTACACTTATCATGTCTGACCATATTCCTCCTTGCCCAAAATGTAATTCAGCATTCACCTATCCTACAGGGATCTCCATGATGTGCCCTGAGTGTGGTCACGAGTGGAACCCAGAAACAGCAGCTGAGGAAGCAGAAGAAAGTTTAGATGTCAAGGATGCCAACGGAAATCCCCTCCAGGACGGCGACGATGTGGTAATGATCAAAAACCTCCCTGTAAAAGGGGCAGCCCACCCCATAAAAGCGGGCACCAAAGTAAAAAACATCCGTTTGGTGGATGGAGACCACAACATTGATTGTAAAATCCCCGGTTTTGGTGCAATGGCTTTAAAGTCCATTTTTGTAAAAAAAGCCTAGGGAAAAATCTTGCTATTGTATCTGGAACGGAGAAAGCAGGCGTTTTGATTTTTGCAAGGCAAGAATAAGAGGACAATTTGCAATAGGCAGTTCACTGTAACGGTATAGGAAACAGCTCTATACCCTTTACAATTGGAACAAACCACCTCTAATCAGAAACAAACTGCCGCACAGGGACAATCAACACTTCCAATCGTTTATCCAAGATCCCGTAAGCTTTTTGACTCGTTCACAATTTATGCACCACTATTTCCTGTGGCAGTTCTCAGTATATTAGCTGAGAAAATCCTATATTGCCGGAATAACTAGCTGATTGCTATTTTTTTATCAACCGACTTTATCTTATCATTATTTTATGGCCGAAAATCACGAAAAGCTGGACATACTTCTCAAAAAGCTGGAAGTACTACTGGAAAAACAAGAAGCATTTTCTAAGGAAGTCAATCAGCTACAATCTGAGATCCAGCAGCTAAAAGGAACGACTACCTCCACTGCAGAAAAGGAAAAACCTCAACCCAACATCCCCAAAACGGAACCAAAACTACGTCCTTTCCGCGAGCAGGCAAAGTCAAAAAAAGCAGCTCTGGACTGGGACTTCCCCCCCAAACCTCAAAAGTCAAAAACCGACTTTGAAAAGTTTATCGGAGAAAACCTTGCCAATAAGATCGGTATTATCATTGTCATCATCGGGGTCGCCATAGGAGCCAAATACACCATTGAAAACCATCTTATTGGTCCGCTGACCAGAATTATCATTGGCTACACCGTGGGCATTGGCCTCATGGGATTTGCCATAAAGCTAAAAGAGAAATACGAAAACTTCAGTGCTGTACTGCTCAGTGGAGCCATGGCAATCATGTATTTCATTACTTTTGCAGCATTTAGTTTTTATGGCTTGATCGGGCTTCCGGTAACCTTTATACTGATGGTCATATTCACAGCCTTTACGGTTCTGGCGGCATTGCATTACGATAAGCAGGTCATCTCACACATTGGACTGGTAGGTGCCTACGCCGTCCCTTTTCTTCTCAGCGATGGATCCGGCAATGTTGGTTTTCTCTTTTCCTATATTGCTATTATCAATGCGGGGATCCTCGTCATAGCCATCAAAAAATACTGGAAAGCACTTTACTATTCCGCTTTTGGACTGACCTGGGTCATCTATTTGGTATGGTTTATTTTCGAGTATGATCGACTGGATCATTTTGGTTTGGCCATGATATTTCTGGCAATATTTTTTATACTCTTCTACCTGGCATTCCTTGCTTATAAATTCCTTCAAAAAGAAAAGTTCAGTTCAGCAGACATTGTCATGCTGTTGAGCAATGCCTTTATCTTCTACGCGCTAGGATACGCACTCCTCGCAGACCACTCCGAAAAAGAGTCGTTTCTGGGAGTGTTCACACTTGCCAATGCTATTATTCATTTCTTGGTCAGCTTGCCCATTTATAGACGAAAACTCGCCGACCGTAACCTCTTCTATTTGGTTATAGGATTAGTCTTGATCTTTATTACCCTTGCTTTCCCGGTACAGTTGGATGGCAATTGGGTAACACTGCTATGGACTGGTGAAGCCGCATTGCTATACTGGATTGGGAGAACCAAGCAGGTAGCATTTTACGAAAAATTGGCCTATCCTCTCATGCTCATCGCCTTCTTCAGCCTGATCCAAGACTGGTCTATCGTTTATGGAAAGTATTCTTTTGAAATTGAAGCTAATCATTTCACCCCACTGATCAACATTCACTTTCTATCCTCACTGCTTTTTTTAGCAGGCTTTGGATGGATCTATTGGCTGCAGTCCAAAACGGATTTCTCACCGTCGTGGAAACCATCCAAGGGGACTGTCAATATCATTTCCTTTGGGATTCCTGCCATTCTACTCTTTAGTACTTTCTACACTTTCCTTGTAGAAATCAATGCCTATTGGCAGCAGCTGTATGTAAGGTCTGAGGTGGTGATAGGAAATATAGGTTTAACTACAGAAGGATCCGTTAGAAATGAGGATATATTGCATTTTAAGGCCGTTTGGGCTATCTGCTATTCGCTGTTCTTCCTGTCGGGATTGGCGTTTTTAAATTCCAAAAAGCTCCGCAGCCAGCCACTCGGCTGGGTAAACCTGGTTTTAATCGCCTTTACCTTACTGATCTTTCTGGCCAGTGGTCTTTATGCGTTAAGTGAGCTTAGGGTGACTTATCTGGATCCACCACATCCGGAATACTTCGTTTATGGCTTTGGAAATATCCTCATGCGATATATCTCCTTTGTTTTTGTAGGTATAGCCATAGTAGCTGCTTATCTCTACCAAAGACAACCCTTTATTAATCAACCGTTTGTAATGGAATTTGATTTTGGATTACACCTAACATTAGTATGGGCACTCAGTAGTGAACTGATTCATTGGATGGATATGGCCGGATGGTCCAAGCAATATAAGCTTGGGCTCAGCATCTTTTGGGGCATTTATGCGTTGACATTGATAGGAATTGGAATCTGGAAAAATAAAAAGTACCTGCGGATCGCAGCGATCGCGCTGTTTGGCCTTACGCTGCTCAAATTGTTTTTCTATGACATCAGTCACTTGGACACCATCGCCAAAACTGTGGTATTCATTTCCCTTGGCATTTTGTTGCTGATCATCTCATTTTTGTATAACAAATTCAAGCACATTATTTCTGATGAGACCAATCATTAAACTCCTTATCCCCCTTTACCTGCTAGTGTACCAGAATGCTTATGGACAAATCAAAAATTACGCTTATATGCGTGAATTGGAAGGCATCACAGATACGTGGCACCGAATCCCTTTACCGGGTGAGTTGTTCGGAAAAGTCAGCCAGCAGCTAGATGATCTCCGTATTTATGGCATCACAGCACAACAGGACACGATAGAAGCCCCTTACCTGCTCAGGTCCACTGCGCCAAAAGTAGACAAAACCTCTATAGATTTCAAAACGCTAAATATCTCGCAAAATGGCGGCCATCATTTTTTCACTTTTAAAGTAGCGGATGAAACGATCACGGACCATATTACCCTTGATTTTGGCCAACAAAACTTTGACTGGAAAGTCAAGCTGCATGGGAGCCATGACCAAAAAGAATGGTTCACCTTGCTGGAAGATTACAGGATACTTTCCATCAAAAATGCTTCCAATGATTTTCGGTTTACCACCTTGAAGTTCCCCGCATCCAATTATCCTTATTATCAGCTGACCATCCCCAGCAGCAAAAAGCCCAACCTGCAAAAGGCAACGCTAGAACGACAGGTCATCGCAAAAGGAAAGCTCCAAAATCACCAAGTCAGCAGCATTCACTCCCATCAGGATGATAAAACAAAATCAACGCATATCAATATAAAACTGGCCATGCCGGTACCGATAAGTCAGGTAAAGATCAATATCAATGAAGATGTGGACTATTATCGCCCGGTCACCATAAGCTACCTTTCGGACAGTGTAAAAACAGAAAAGGGCTGGCATTATCGGTATCGGCAGTTGGGTTCTGGGGTACTCAATTCACTCTCGGGCAACCAATTTGACCTGTCTCCAACCACGTTACAGCAACTCCTCATCACCATCCACAATCAGGACAATGCCCCCCTCAGGGTAAATGGTGTAGAAGCCAAAGGATTTGAATATTCGCTGATCGCCCGCTTTACGGTGCCGGCTGATTATTTTATAGTGTATGGCCAGGCCGATGCCACTGCACCGAATTATGATATTGCCCAATTCACGGAGAATATCCCCGCTTCACCAAAAGCACTAAATCTAAAACCAGCAGTTTCCATTAAAACAACTCCTGCTTCAACTACACAATCGCTATTTGAAAATAAAGCCTGGCTTTGGGCCATAATGGCTATCATCATTGTCGTTTTGGGTTGGTTTTCGCTCAAGATGATCAAAAAGGCCTAATCGCTGTGCAAATAGAAACGATATCCACAAAATGCACGAATGTTCGCAAATAATTATTGTTTCCGCACATTCAGTGAACACTTTCACTTCCCAATACAAAACAGCGTTTCGCCTTTGTTTACGGGTGGTGTGCCCACTTTATAAAGCACAATACCCGATGAAGGTGCTGAAATATCTTCCAGTTTCTCTCCAAAAATATTCGTGATATTACCCAGTACCTGCCCTTTGGTGACCTTGTCGCCGCTCTTTATTTTGCTATAAAAAAGCCCTGTGGAAGGACTTTTTAGATAAACTTGTGCCTCAAACCATTTTTGATTTACGGAACTGTTGATTTCAGACGGGTACATTCCCATGTCAGTAAGCATATTCATTACACCCGTGCTGATCATTTCGACCATAACAGGCTGTACACTTCCCAACTTTCCGGCTTCGATGCTTAAAGCCGTTTTCCCTTGCTGAACAGCCTCCTTAAAGGCGTATTCCGAGGGGGCATCCGGAGCCAGGGTGTAGGGATAGATCACATTGTATTCAAAATTGGCAGCTTCCGTAAGCTGATGCGCCAAGGCTACTTGCTCAGGCTTGTCGGTTCTATTGTAATAACATACGAACGGCAACAAATCCTCACTGGCATCACCACCATGAATATCCAAAAACACATCCGAAACGGGAATAACTTCCTGACTGATCCAGTATGCAATCTGCTCGGTAACAGTCCCTTCAGCTTTTCCGGGAAAAACACGGTTGAGATTTTTGCCATCCACTGGATTTGTAAAGACAGAGCGCCCATAAAATGCTGCTTCATTGGCCAAGGGAAGGATTACCAAAGTGCCGTGGAGTTTTTCAGGTTGGATCTTTTGCATAAGTTCCTGAACGGCCATAATAGGAGGATATTCAAAACCGTGAACACCGGCTACCATTGAAAACACCGGGCCATCATGCTTTCCTTTAATGACGGTCACAGCCAATGAATCTTCTTTGCCAAAATACACCACAGTATCCCTCCTACTTCCTAACGGAATGTCCTTAATCTGTTGAGCGTGCAAGATACCTGGCATACAACACACCACTATTGGAATAAAAAACCTTATAAATAGCTTTGGATTAATCATACTACCTCTTTCTTAAAGTTAAAATTGATTACGCTTCACCGATATACCGGGACATTGCCCCATGATCAAAGCCTTTGGAAAATAATTTCATAATTCCTTTCCTGGTAAGCCCTTTTCCGATTACTACTAAAAACGGCTTTTGATCCTTTTTACTTTCAACTGGTATAATGCTAAGCTGCTGGCCCACACTTTGTACCAAGTAAAGTCCCTTACTTTCATTGACACGGACAAAGCCTTTGATCCTATAAATCTGGTGATAATGAAGAAACAGCGACACGGTCAAGATACTTCGCAAACGACCAAGATCAAAAACGGCATCCTTAAAATCCAATAAAATGGATTTGACATCACTATGTGTATGGGGATGGGTTTCTTGATAATCAAACAACTGAGTGTCCCTTGTTAGATTCTGTGCCACCATCTCTTTGGTTACTTTACCGTGATTGGTAGGGAATACAACAGAAAGTGGGTTTATATGCTTGATTTTCTGTTCAAGGGATTTAGTGTAGCCATTAGCGACCATTGCTTCCTTATTCAGTAAAATCAGGTCAGCAATAGCCAATTGTCTTCCCGCCTCGGGCACTTGTGTCAAGCTGTCTTCGAATAAAACAGCATCTACCACCCCTATAACGCTCTTAACCACAAAATACTCACTAATCGTTTCGAAAATAAAAACACTTGCCAGTGCTCCGGGGTCTGCCAATCCTGAAGCTTCTATGAATACATTGTCTGGTGGTGTGGACAGCTCGGCAATCTCCCTTAGGACTGCATATAACTCCTCCCCCAATGAACAGCAAATGCAGCCATTGTTAAGCTCAAATACTCGCTCTTGTTTTAATTTCACCAAATTACCGTCTACGGATTCTGATCCAAACTCATTCTCAATCACCATGTTTTTTTGATTGGAGTATAGGATCAGCAAGTTATTAAGAACGGATGTTTTACCAGCCCCTAGAAAGCCAGTCAAGATAATGACATTTATTTTAGTTTCCTGCATAGCCATTTGCTTCACCTGATAAGTGTGGGTTCAAAGCGATTACGATGATGCAAACTTAATGGCTGCCAGTATATTTTGCAACAAAGTTGCAAATTTAATTCAACCTAAAAATTGTTGTGAGATGATGTTTTTCCCTTAATTCGTCCACACTTATTTGAGTAATACTGGTATGTGATTATACGAAATCGTGCCAGCAATCATTTTTTTGGTGCTATGTGATTTATAGTGGATAAGTAGAGCGGTATTGAGCTATTGGAATAGAAGTAATACGTGGACGGATAAATTTGGCTCTTATGCTCCTGATGCAGTCGATAATCATACATTCTTTCGGAGTCAGTACCTACGGCACTGTTAGGATACTACATTCACTTTCTATTACCAAGCTAATCCTCCTAACGGAGCATCACTGCTGCCCCTTCTGTCCGCTAAAAAGTGAGGTGGACGTCCTGGCGAATGCCGCTAGGCAATGAACTACCATGACCCAGAGCGATCGAGGTATCAAAATAATGTTAGTTGATTTGTATATAACCTTTTGTATTCTTTTTCTGTTCCTTGATCCTTTACGTAAGCCCTTATCACTTCTTCATTAGCGTATTGACCAACTGTCTTGGCGTAAAATCCACTTGTCCAAAATTCCCCTCCCCATAACTTCGCCTTGATTTCTGGAAACCTCTTGAACAATTCTTTTACCGTGATACTCTTCAACATCGTTATCATTTTTGAAACCGAATAGCTCGGAACACTTTGAACTAAAAAATGAACATGGTCCGGTTCGTGTCCTATCTCTACAAAATGTACTTCATATCGCTCCGAAATATCCAAGCAGATTTGCTTTAAACCTGACCCTATTTCATCTGTTATAACTGATTTCCTGTACTTCAATGGAAAAACCAGATGATACAACAATAGTGTCTTATTATGCATTTTGAAAATATGATCTCCCATTTCTCAAAAGTACACTTTTCAAAGTGTCATGAAAAACTCTCTGTTTTTCAAACTTTTCAGCTGAACCCCGACGCAGAGCGTCGAGGAATTCTTCAGATTAAAAAGTATATGATCATATAAGTGTTTCCCTAAAAGCTAATTTGAATTTTTCCGGATTCGATTCCTGATTCTTATAAACCTGCAAACTCGAACGGTTCAGTGTCTTCGAAATGATCCAGGGCATCTCCTTGGTAGGTCTCATTATTTGACAAAGCTAGTTTAAGTATTGAAGTAGTACCAAAATCTAGATTCTTGATATCGACCCAAAAAGTATTTGGTGTCATGACAGACTCAAAATAATACACCCGGTGCTTTTGATCTGAAACGGTACGCCATCTAGTAGAAGAAATATTTGGTTCATTTTCGGAGGATATACCATAAGGAACAGAACAATTCCTGATCACACTAAAAACACTCGCAACAGCTGTTCGTCTATCAGCTGTTTTGGGAATGGCGTTAATATAGTAAGAAGCTCGGACAAATCGATCTGCAGCATTATTGGTTCCTGGCAGCATCATCGTTCCTGGAATTCGTTCCCAATAAGCATTCAGGGCCAACTGTTGCTCGTAAACAGGAGAATTGGTCATCACCACATACGAGGGATCATGATGGATGACAAGCTTCCCTCCGACATACTCAAAAACAGCATTATCTCCTTTGGCATCTGAAATGGATAAATGACAGGTAGCAAACCTCTCCGTCCCAGGAATATTACTGGAAACAACCACAAAATCCTCCTTTTTCATCCTTTGCACAGCTTCGTCTACTGTGGCAAAGTTATCCAAAACGTATTGTGCCCAAGCAGCTATAGACAGTCCCTGTTGTTTTCCATCGTAGGAAGGATATTCTGATTCTGTCAGCCAGAGGATATTGGCCACTAAGCCTTCTTCGTTCATCCCATCTACAGTCGCTACATCGAATGAGCTGGCCACTATGCTTCCGTATTTGGAACGCCAGGTCAAAGAATTGGAGCCTACCTTCCCTTCGCGCTCCATATCCCGGGGAAAAATCCACAAGTTAACTGGAATTTCATCCTTCCAATCCATAGACCTTGCCGTAATCACCAAATTCCCTGGCCCCTTATACACCACACGTGTACATGGAACCGCTATGCGTACCAGGAAAAAGAAAACAAAAACAATCAACACATGCTTGGTCTTCATAACATCATTTCTTTTAACATTAAACAAGTACTTATCACCTACTCTAAACAAGCCAAAAAATGTAAAACAGGCCTCAGCAATGGGAAATCATTCAAAAATCAAATGGGACAACTCCATATTGCTGGTAAAATTTACAAAATAAATATAACTTTTTTGGTAAAAAATTACTGGTGTCCGAGAAAACAATCGTCAAATTGAAAAAAATCAACTGCTTTCACCCCTAAATCCCCTAAAGGGGATGGGGGCATATTAGGGATTGGAATAAAATCCCTCAAATTTCTATTTAAAGACAGTTTTTGATCATATTTGAAATTTAGTCGGGCGTCAGTAAAAAAAATATATTTATTTCACCTGTAAATGTAAAAACCGTAGCTCGTCCAATCCAAAACCAACGGACTTGTTAATCATTTTTGATCTTTCTGTTCATTACCACACAACATTTATTTTTGCCTCTCCTAAAAGGATTAAGTAAAAAAGGCCGATTATATGATGATATAAGCAAACAATCATCAAAATTTAAAATAATTACGTGAATAACGTGTTTATGTAATTAACAAGTAAATAATCAAGCATAAATGATATTAATCACCATCATTTTTCCCACCCTTCTTTCATTGGCATTTTCTTGGTTTGTAGGGGTTATGATTTGTCATTGGACCAAAGGCCATCACCTTTATTCCAAATATGGAAATCGTTTCCTGATCCATGACCGGAAATGGGAAAAGTTCATCGCCCTAAAATGGTTCGAGAAATTCATTTCTTATTTTCCATTAGAATATTGGGAGTTCAAATTGATGTATGGCAAAAAACAAGACAGCTATAGACTGGAGGAAATAAAAGAAAAGCACTTCACCCGCGAAATTGAATATATTATCGCCTTGATCGTCTTAACAGGTATTGCCATATTTATTTATTTCACCGGCAATACCCTGTTCTTTTACCTGCTCTTGACTGCCAATGTCTTTGGCAACATATACCCCTTTTTGGTCCATCAGCGCATCAGGAGGAAACTGAATAGAAACTAGGCTAAGATGGTTTTGAGCGCTGTTTGGTCACTCAGATTTAACCAATTAAATCGAGCAAAGGAATTTAATATGCCTCAATTGTCTCTTCTCCTTTTCTGAGTCCTTTTCCTGTTGCTTTCACATGGATTTTCCCGGCATTTTCAGGCGAAACGATAAGCGTGAGTTGTCCATTAAAAACCTTCATACTGGGCTTATGGAAAAGCTCCACGCTAGTTGGGTCACCATTTGCTACAGCCTTGAAGCTACCAGCGCCTTCCACAGTAAAAGACAATGAACGCTGATCTGTGGGGCAAACGCGCCCCTCTTTATCCACGACCTGCACACGGACAAAAGCCAGTTCTTGGCCATCCACAGACACTTTTTCTTTCTCAGGGACCAGTTTGATGTGATGTGCTTTTCCTGCTGTAGACAGGACTTTTTCAGCCGCCCTGTGTCCTTTGTCATCGTAGGCTATCACCTTCACCTCACCAGGAAGATAGGCCACATCCATCCACATCAGTCTGTAGCGTTCCTGCAGGCTACCTTCCTTGGTCTTGGTCTTTTTTCCTTGGCTCTTGCCGTTAATGAAGAGTTCGGCAGATGGATAGTTGGTATAAACGAATACAGGAGTTTTCTTACCTTCTCTTCCTTCCCAATTCCAATGCGGTAAAATATGAAGGGTTTCTTCTTCCGGCTTCCACACACTTTTGTACAAATAGTACCTGTCCTTGGGAATTCCTGCCAAGTCTACAATCCCGAACATCGAACTGTGATTGGGCCAAGCATCAGTATCGTATGGGGTGGGCTCTCCCAAATAGTCAAACCCGGTCCACACAAACTGTCCCAAGGTCCAGTCGTAGTCTTCTGCAAGCGCAAAATCATCCTCTGGGAGATTTGACCAGCTGCAGTATTCCAATCCATAAGCACTGGATTGTTGGTCATCATGGATCACCTGTGCGCCCTTTTCTACCGGAAAATGATACACTCCCCTGGAGCTTACCGTAGATCCTGTCTCTGAGCCAAGCACCAAACTGTGCGGCAGCTTTTCATAGCCTTCCTGATACCGATGTGTCCGGTAATTAAAACCAGTAACATCGATCATCGCAGCAAAACCATTGTCCAATACGCAGGAAATGCGGTCCATTCCAGCGGTGACCAACCGGGTAGGATCCTCGCGGTGGCAGATATCCTGTAGGAATTTGGCTACTTTATACCCGTCAGCGCTGCACTGTGTAGGCACTTCATTGCCGATACTCCACATCACCACGCTTGGATTGTTTCGGTAATGACGCACCATATTGACCAGGTCTTTTTCTGCCCACTCTTCAAAGAAGCGATGATAACCGTTTTTGCATTTGGCTACATCCCATTCATCAAAGGACTCCACCATCACCATCAATCCCATCTCGTCGCATAGTGCCACCAATTCCGGAGCTGGCATATTATGTGAAGTCCGTATGGCATCAGCGCCCATGTCTTTCATGAGCCGCAGCTGTCTCTTGATAGCGGAGCGGTTGACCGCGGCTCCTAAGGGTCCTAGGTCATGGTGAAGATTTACACCTTGGAATTTCCTTTGCTTCCCGTTGAGGAAAAAACCTTTATCTGCAATAAATTCAATTTTCCGAATACCAAATCGCGTTGTAAACTCATCTATCTCCTTACCATCAATGGAAATGGTGGACTTGGCAAAATACAACTGTGGCGTTTCAGGTGACCAAAGTAGAGGGTCATTCACCGTCAAAAACTGCTCAAGTGGCCGACCGTGATTAAGTTTTTGGGTGTTCTCTTTTTGTGTCACCTCTTTTCCTGCAGCATCGGTAATGATCGTTTTGATAGTGATGTCTGTACCTTCTGGTACATTCTTCACCTCCGTTTTCACATTGACCGATGCATATTCCCCAGAGACATGCGGTGTGGTCACAAAAGTCCCCCAAATGGGCACATGCGTTTTAGGAGTAACTTGCAGATGTACATTACGGTAAAGCCCGGCTCCCGGGTACCATCGAGAAGATTGCTCCTTGTTTTCCAGCCTTACGGCCAATTGGTTTTCCGCCCCGTCTGTATTGAGGTAATCCGTCACATCGAAGTAAAATGAATTATAGCCATAAGGCCAAAAACCAACTTTTTCCCCATTGACATACACTTGTGCCTCGCTCATTGCCCCATCAAAAACCAGCTTTACCCGTTTTATTTCCGGATCAAAATCAGGTACCTCAAAAGTTCTTCTGTACCAGCCCACGCCCATGTAGGGCAAACCACCTGTTCTCCCGGTTTTCTTTGTGGCCACTTTCTCGCCATTTTGGCTTACAGCCACGATTTGTAAGTCATTGTTCTCATCAAAAGGCCCGTATATAGCCCAATCATGAGGAACGCTCACCGCTTCCCAGGCACCATCATCAAAATCCTTCTTAAATGCTCCTTCTTGCTCCCCTTTACTGAACTTCCAACCTTCTTCTAGGGGCCAGGATTTCCGGGTATTTTGGGCAAAGATGAAAGAGGGAATACAGGCCACTAAAAGCAGACAAGAAATAGCTAATGGGAAACGCATGATCTTCATATTATTGGTTAAGCTAAAAATAAATATAGTTACTTTAAGGATACCTCCTTTAACACACCTGAAAATTCCAACCTCATTGTGCTGTACTGTGCTGTTTTCTTAGGTAAGCTCTCAACAATCGCTGACTGTCCCTATCGTCTGTTTTGGGCTGAATGATAGTGCTTAAATGAACATCCTTTTCTAGCTCCCCCTTAAAATACCCATAGCCTCGGTAAACACCATTTTCAATCAAGACCACCCCTCTCTCCCCTGCTGTTCTTCCTTCCAGCAGAATGGTTCGATCCTCTTTGGGAAGGCTGATATCTTGGACAAATTGCCGCACCCTATCATTATAAACCCAAGTGGGCTCTTCTCCTAGGCAGGCACCTTTACATGTTTTTAAGGAGTATTGGAAGCAGGCTCCGCTGGAAGGGTACAACCCATTTATTTTTTGACAAAGTTGATACTGCTCTGTTACACGAAAAAGGTATTCCTTTCCTTCGGATTTGGCTGTGAAAGCCATCAATTCCCGCTGGTCTTTATTGATTTTTTTCAATTGCAAGGCCATATATCCTTCCGCAGTATCCACCAAGTAAAGCCCCCACAAAAAAACACTTCTTCTCAAAGCTCGGTTAAAAACAGGCTTGTGGACTTTGATCAGTTCTGACTCTCTCAGTAAGGCCATCAGTTCATTGCCCATGTTTTCATACTTCACCTGATCCACCTGATTTTGCATCCTTAAGGCCTTGGAAGTAGTATTATGGAAATGCTGGTGGAGTCGTTTTCTGATATCGTTGCTTTTGCCGATGTAGAGGATCCGACCACTTCGGTCCACAAAAAAATATACCCCCGTAATGGCCGGAGGTATATTGCTTAGGATATTTTTTAAGTTATCTGATAACATTTATTACCTGCCTAAACTATTTATGAATATGGGATCCTATTGCTCAGAAAGACTATCGGTCCGCATTAAGTTAAGTGCTATTAAATTAACCCACAAACAGTGGAAATGTTATAAGTTTTTCGGCTAATTGTAGAACTGAGGAATTGTACGTTTCACGAGTTCTTTATCTACACCGCTGTTCAAGTGGCCGGAATCTTTTTTTCGTTTTGCAGAAGCCTTT from Echinicola soli encodes the following:
- a CDS encoding zinc ribbon domain-containing protein YjdM: MSDHIPPCPKCNSAFTYPTGISMMCPECGHEWNPETAAEEAEESLDVKDANGNPLQDGDDVVMIKNLPVKGAAHPIKAGTKVKNIRLVDGDHNIDCKIPGFGAMALKSIFVKKA
- a CDS encoding succinylglutamate desuccinylase/aspartoacylase family protein, whose amino-acid sequence is MPGILHAQQIKDIPLGSRRDTVVYFGKEDSLAVTVIKGKHDGPVFSMVAGVHGFEYPPIMAVQELMQKIQPEKLHGTLVILPLANEAAFYGRSVFTNPVDGKNLNRVFPGKAEGTVTEQIAYWISQEVIPVSDVFLDIHGGDASEDLLPFVCYYNRTDKPEQVALAHQLTEAANFEYNVIYPYTLAPDAPSEYAFKEAVQQGKTALSIEAGKLGSVQPVMVEMISTGVMNMLTDMGMYPSEINSSVNQKWFEAQVYLKSPSTGLFYSKIKSGDKVTKGQVLGNITNIFGEKLEDISAPSSGIVLYKVGTPPVNKGETLFCIGK
- a CDS encoding DUF2339 domain-containing protein: MAENHEKLDILLKKLEVLLEKQEAFSKEVNQLQSEIQQLKGTTTSTAEKEKPQPNIPKTEPKLRPFREQAKSKKAALDWDFPPKPQKSKTDFEKFIGENLANKIGIIIVIIGVAIGAKYTIENHLIGPLTRIIIGYTVGIGLMGFAIKLKEKYENFSAVLLSGAMAIMYFITFAAFSFYGLIGLPVTFILMVIFTAFTVLAALHYDKQVISHIGLVGAYAVPFLLSDGSGNVGFLFSYIAIINAGILVIAIKKYWKALYYSAFGLTWVIYLVWFIFEYDRLDHFGLAMIFLAIFFILFYLAFLAYKFLQKEKFSSADIVMLLSNAFIFYALGYALLADHSEKESFLGVFTLANAIIHFLVSLPIYRRKLADRNLFYLVIGLVLIFITLAFPVQLDGNWVTLLWTGEAALLYWIGRTKQVAFYEKLAYPLMLIAFFSLIQDWSIVYGKYSFEIEANHFTPLINIHFLSSLLFLAGFGWIYWLQSKTDFSPSWKPSKGTVNIISFGIPAILLFSTFYTFLVEINAYWQQLYVRSEVVIGNIGLTTEGSVRNEDILHFKAVWAICYSLFFLSGLAFLNSKKLRSQPLGWVNLVLIAFTLLIFLASGLYALSELRVTYLDPPHPEYFVYGFGNILMRYISFVFVGIAIVAAYLYQRQPFINQPFVMEFDFGLHLTLVWALSSELIHWMDMAGWSKQYKLGLSIFWGIYALTLIGIGIWKNKKYLRIAAIALFGLTLLKLFFYDISHLDTIAKTVVFISLGILLLIISFLYNKFKHIISDETNH
- a CDS encoding tetratricopeptide repeat protein is translated as MPRKRNYQDQSCLSTLKFLFVIIFLMLGIGIHSTSLAQGSPNLGKTDRLMEMAKTSISSSEYEKANYYFRQIIESSASIPPEMPYYFAETLFELKQYDNSAKFLNKYLEINGFKAENYEAAKNLEKKLKAPLEAIAACKLCDSKGYRYQPCPTCQGDKVIQQDCSYCKGKGIVGCSRCKATGIVTKKNVFNITEYYQCSRCKGEGRLTCPRCDGSLKEVSACHTCSGFGEVHSEKLCDHQVHHEHADEKTTAQ
- a CDS encoding DUF3999 family protein, with protein sequence MRPIIKLLIPLYLLVYQNAYGQIKNYAYMRELEGITDTWHRIPLPGELFGKVSQQLDDLRIYGITAQQDTIEAPYLLRSTAPKVDKTSIDFKTLNISQNGGHHFFTFKVADETITDHITLDFGQQNFDWKVKLHGSHDQKEWFTLLEDYRILSIKNASNDFRFTTLKFPASNYPYYQLTIPSSKKPNLQKATLERQVIAKGKLQNHQVSSIHSHQDDKTKSTHINIKLAMPVPISQVKININEDVDYYRPVTISYLSDSVKTEKGWHYRYRQLGSGVLNSLSGNQFDLSPTTLQQLLITIHNQDNAPLRVNGVEAKGFEYSLIARFTVPADYFIVYGQADATAPNYDIAQFTENIPASPKALNLKPAVSIKTTPASTTQSLFENKAWLWAIMAIIIVVLGWFSLKMIKKA